A region of Allocoleopsis franciscana PCC 7113 DNA encodes the following proteins:
- a CDS encoding methyltransferase domain-containing protein: MSQITDHTPLDFNPTQYRNQSTVKRKILDQIVYPFSTRLTSWIKVLAYPELSNLSFSTDHILFGDRGAGFISLMRFLRSFVSLPTSDVLIQGCGLGQEALAWSKVGVSSCVGVDQFNFKKAWEQIAQTTNGTPISFVRDDICQTQLSSQSFDIISSFAVWEHVKDFDALIEESRRLIKPKGVVMSAFGPLWYTFSGDHFSAAGGLEHGFNHLLLSQKDYFEWIDSFQRQDSWAISEESYFEIRRHIREGLFSYLKPREYIQKVEKSFTRLCTIAIISPESLAFRAAYPQKWQKILKQNELLEEDLLIKGLIVFLSPCN; the protein is encoded by the coding sequence ATGAGCCAAATAACTGACCATACTCCCTTAGACTTTAACCCTACTCAATATCGCAACCAGAGTACAGTTAAGCGTAAAATTTTAGACCAAATCGTTTACCCATTTTCAACCCGCCTCACGAGTTGGATTAAGGTACTTGCCTATCCAGAACTCTCCAACCTTTCGTTTAGCACCGACCATATTTTATTTGGCGATCGGGGCGCGGGATTTATTTCTCTCATGAGATTTTTAAGAAGCTTTGTATCTTTACCGACTTCTGATGTCCTCATACAAGGGTGTGGACTCGGTCAAGAAGCACTGGCATGGTCAAAAGTTGGCGTCTCTTCTTGTGTAGGAGTAGACCAATTTAACTTTAAAAAAGCTTGGGAGCAAATTGCTCAAACAACCAATGGGACACCGATTAGCTTTGTTAGAGATGATATATGCCAAACACAACTTTCCAGCCAAAGTTTTGACATCATCTCTTCATTTGCGGTCTGGGAACATGTCAAGGATTTTGATGCTCTTATAGAAGAGAGTAGACGGTTAATTAAGCCTAAAGGAGTAGTTATGTCTGCCTTTGGGCCCCTTTGGTATACGTTTAGTGGTGACCATTTCTCAGCGGCTGGAGGTCTAGAACATGGATTTAATCATCTCCTACTAAGTCAAAAAGACTATTTCGAGTGGATTGATTCTTTCCAACGACAAGATAGTTGGGCAATTTCAGAGGAGAGTTATTTTGAAATCCGCCGACATATTCGTGAAGGGCTGTTTAGTTATCTCAAACCTAGAGAGTATATACAAAAAGTTGAGAAAAGCTTTACTCGCTTATGTACCATTGCAATCATCTCTCCCGAAAGTTTAGCGTTTCGTGCTGCTTATCCTCAAAAATGGCAAAAAATCCTGAAACAAAATGAACTATTGGAAGAGGATTTATTAATAAAGGGGTTAATCGTGTTTCTCTCCCCCTGTAATTAA